In Nocardia asteroides, a single genomic region encodes these proteins:
- a CDS encoding class I SAM-dependent methyltransferase — MSTCLACGGAVLTRVLDLGRMPAADHFPPASEPVRADEAAHPLAMALCAACGLAQLAADDTETAEPRGVEPRALREQAAEAVALAAEAGLLRGRTVREFGSPHGGSWLELLAARGFAPATAPADVVLDCFGLMHERDQRAAVAERAAATAPGGVLLVQYHPVHTIVAGEQWNALRHGHFAYYSLAVLRAMLGAAGMSVVTAWDFGLYGGTVLIAAVHGPAEPDAAVRRVLAREVGSADPAFVGGLQRAADRQRETLRAALELEAARGARVYAYGAASRAVALFCRAGVRRELVAGVADASPAKQGRRMPGTDVPIIAPAELVAARPDRVLLTVPDLLAEVSERYPELTGRWLVGEPATSNGEPPIR; from the coding sequence GGATGCCCGCCGCCGACCACTTCCCGCCCGCGAGCGAGCCGGTGCGCGCCGACGAGGCGGCGCACCCGCTGGCCATGGCGCTCTGCGCGGCCTGCGGGCTGGCCCAGCTCGCCGCGGACGACACCGAGACCGCCGAGCCGCGCGGCGTCGAGCCGCGGGCGCTGCGCGAGCAGGCCGCCGAGGCGGTCGCGCTGGCCGCCGAGGCGGGGTTGCTGCGCGGGCGCACCGTGCGCGAGTTCGGCAGCCCGCACGGGGGAAGCTGGCTGGAGTTGCTGGCCGCGCGCGGCTTCGCGCCCGCGACCGCCCCCGCCGACGTGGTGCTCGACTGCTTCGGCCTCATGCACGAGCGTGACCAGCGCGCCGCCGTCGCCGAGCGCGCGGCGGCCACCGCGCCCGGCGGTGTGTTGCTGGTGCAGTACCATCCCGTGCACACCATCGTCGCGGGAGAACAGTGGAATGCGTTGCGGCACGGTCATTTCGCCTACTACAGCCTGGCGGTGCTCCGTGCGATGCTCGGCGCGGCCGGGATGTCGGTCGTCACGGCCTGGGATTTCGGGCTGTACGGCGGCACGGTGCTGATCGCCGCGGTGCACGGCCCGGCCGAGCCGGACGCCGCGGTGCGCCGGGTCCTCGCCCGCGAGGTGGGCTCGGCGGATCCGGCGTTCGTCGGCGGGCTGCAGCGCGCGGCCGACCGCCAGCGCGAGACGCTGCGCGCCGCACTGGAACTGGAGGCGGCCCGCGGTGCGCGGGTGTACGCCTACGGCGCCGCGTCCCGCGCGGTGGCGCTGTTCTGCCGGGCGGGGGTCCGGCGGGAGCTGGTGGCCGGGGTGGCCGACGCCTCGCCCGCCAAGCAGGGCAGGCGGATGCCTGGCACCGACGTGCCGATCATCGCGCCCGCCGAGCTGGTCGCCGCCCGCCCGGACCGGGTGCTGCTCACCGTGCCCGACCTGCTGGCCGAGGTCTCCGAGCGGTACCCCGAGCTGACCGGGCGCTGGCTCGTCGGCGAGCCGGCCACGAGCAACGGGGAGCCGCCGATCCGCTGA